Proteins found in one Trichocoleus desertorum ATA4-8-CV12 genomic segment:
- a CDS encoding GNAT family N-acetyltransferase gives MVEQLQPRYSLAWINKISEVPQAEWDALALPLKTPFFEWDWLNNMETSGSATAKAGWLPNHLTVWRDRHLIAAAPLYLKGHSYGEFVFDQQWADLAQRLGVSYYPKLLGMSPFTPAEGYRFLIAPGEDEDEIVEMMLDEIDHFCDRNRISGCHFLYVDPEWRPVLERHGFTTWLHHSFIWSNLGFQSFDDYLNVFNANQRRNIKRERKAVEKAGLTVKTFTGEDIPNSLFSLMYTYYADTCDKFGWWGSKYLTRRFFEQLQPHYRHRVVFVAAYSEQDPRQPMGMSFCLTKGDRLYGRYWGSQQDIDCLHFDACYYTPIEWAIANGIQTFDPGAGGRHKKRRGFPATPNHSLHRFYDKRLSQILRSYIREVNELEQQEMDGINEALPFKQANPSLDNQE, from the coding sequence ATGGTCGAACAACTCCAGCCCCGTTATTCTCTCGCTTGGATCAACAAAATTTCTGAGGTGCCCCAAGCCGAATGGGACGCTTTAGCCCTGCCCTTGAAAACACCGTTTTTTGAGTGGGATTGGCTGAATAATATGGAAACTTCGGGTAGTGCCACGGCTAAAGCGGGGTGGTTGCCCAATCACCTCACCGTTTGGCGCGATCGCCACTTGATCGCTGCTGCCCCGCTCTACCTCAAAGGCCACAGCTACGGTGAGTTTGTCTTCGACCAGCAGTGGGCCGACTTAGCCCAACGCTTAGGCGTCAGCTACTACCCTAAACTTTTAGGCATGTCTCCCTTCACCCCTGCCGAGGGCTATCGCTTTCTGATTGCTCCCGGCGAAGATGAAGACGAAATCGTGGAAATGATGCTAGACGAAATCGATCACTTCTGCGATCGCAACCGTATCTCTGGGTGTCACTTTCTCTACGTCGATCCCGAATGGCGACCTGTCCTAGAGCGCCACGGCTTCACCACTTGGCTGCACCATAGCTTCATCTGGAGCAACCTCGGCTTCCAAAGCTTTGATGACTACTTGAATGTTTTCAACGCCAACCAACGACGCAACATCAAGCGAGAACGCAAAGCAGTCGAAAAAGCTGGCCTAACGGTGAAAACCTTCACTGGAGAAGATATCCCTAACTCTCTATTCTCGTTAATGTATACCTACTACGCCGATACCTGCGACAAATTCGGCTGGTGGGGCAGCAAATATCTAACTCGTCGCTTCTTCGAGCAACTCCAGCCCCATTATCGTCATCGTGTTGTCTTCGTTGCCGCCTACAGCGAACAAGATCCCCGCCAGCCAATGGGTATGTCCTTTTGCCTCACCAAGGGCGATCGCCTTTACGGACGCTATTGGGGTAGCCAGCAAGATATTGACTGCCTCCACTTCGACGCTTGCTACTACACCCCGATTGAGTGGGCGATCGCCAACGGCATCCAAACCTTCGATCCTGGCGCGGGCGGTCGTCACAAAAAACGCCGGGGCTTTCCCGCCACCCCTAACCACAGCCTGCACCGCTTCTACGACAAACGCCTCAGCCAAATCCTGCGATCGTATATCCGTGAAGTGAATGAACTAGAACAACAAGAGATGGACGGCATCAACGAAGCCCTCCCCTTCAAACAAGCCAACCCCAGTTTAGACAATCAAGAGTAG
- a CDS encoding DUF4278 domain-containing protein, with protein MQLNYRGSKYESNSPAVETNVGETGKYRGLDWRFRNLKKAPVQQPSLDLKYRGVAYRTNHNLEVSEPVLAASTAVEPTRVSGLSTEAKARTRMTQQHHLIKNRQQTLLTRSAAEAGLTHLSNYWNHIQGDIHPTFRRDYERSHVSFS; from the coding sequence ATGCAACTAAATTATCGTGGTAGCAAATACGAGTCCAATTCTCCTGCGGTTGAAACCAACGTTGGGGAGACTGGCAAATATCGGGGTTTAGACTGGCGTTTTCGGAATCTTAAGAAAGCACCTGTTCAACAGCCTAGCTTAGATTTGAAATACCGGGGTGTGGCTTATCGTACCAACCACAACTTGGAAGTTAGTGAGCCAGTTTTGGCAGCATCAACTGCGGTTGAGCCTACTAGAGTGAGCGGTTTATCGACTGAGGCCAAAGCTCGCACTCGGATGACCCAACAGCATCATCTAATTAAGAATCGCCAGCAAACGCTACTCACTCGTTCTGCGGCTGAAGCAGGGTTGACTCATCTGAGCAATTATTGGAACCATATTCAAGGTGACATTCATCCTACGTTTCGGCGCGATTATGAGCGCAGTCATGTTTCTTTCAGCTAG
- the cas12k gene encoding type V CRISPR-associated protein Cas12k (Type V-K CRISPR systems have also been known as with the large Cas12k protein, has also been known as type V-U5, and Cas12k as C2c5.), translating into MTIRTIRCCLCANEATRKLFWESMVIYSLLVNALLQGVAEDSQFSEWQRKGAIPRQSLEQMIASYATKLNSQNLPGRFRTSAILMTQYIYKSWFACQKQRQHRLRGKKRWLQVVECDSELAKISTFTPEAIRAKAQVILHHLSFERKLTGKHLLGGLLDAFDATTDVLSRRAIIHLLKNKLTVSEQDESLEDWNQRLESKRIEIERLEEQLQSQLPRGRDPTGERFIDGLLTATAFPQHNNPDQIEAEFDEWREQKQIQLFNSLPYPIIFGSADDLNWSTEKTGLATEQVLAKSPKRKKKKAKQPTERVCVRFKGFKDHLFKIQCDRRQLHIFRQFLQDYQLHFRSPDTERFSQCLFALRSARLIWQEDDQSHHKKGKVTHDLAPQERSPWETHRLYLHCNIDMRLLTAEGTGQVCQEEKWKTLKNLKGLDQLTESQWEEQGLTQNQQIHIKRQRSTLARLDNSAPQRPSVVSCQGNPLITVGISLHPQAPLTACVIDLKTGAILKCQTTKQLLRNPKIKSKHCHRSFLQLRLRQWRLVNKLHQRRQRRLLQQKQEQQQDRYRESQTESNLGLYVEHLIASRLVHLARQYQAGSIAVPDLKHIREILESDIQARARQKFPYQIEVQQQYAKQFRRSLHRWSYSRLVQCIRERAEREGILVITGQQPSQSPPEQKAKEVAISAHKQPL; encoded by the coding sequence ATGACGATCAGAACCATCCGATGCTGCCTTTGTGCCAATGAGGCAACTCGAAAACTTTTCTGGGAATCAATGGTCATCTATTCACTTTTAGTGAATGCTTTGCTCCAAGGAGTTGCTGAAGATTCTCAATTTTCGGAATGGCAGCGTAAAGGAGCAATCCCCAGACAATCCCTTGAGCAAATGATTGCATCCTATGCAACCAAGCTTAATTCACAAAACCTCCCAGGTCGCTTTCGAACTTCAGCCATCTTAATGACGCAATACATCTATAAATCTTGGTTCGCCTGCCAGAAGCAAAGACAGCACCGTCTTCGTGGAAAGAAGCGTTGGTTGCAGGTTGTAGAGTGTGATTCAGAATTGGCAAAGATCTCTACGTTCACCCCAGAAGCAATTCGAGCCAAAGCTCAGGTCATTCTTCACCACTTAAGCTTTGAACGAAAACTAACAGGCAAACATTTACTGGGTGGTTTATTAGATGCCTTTGACGCGACAACTGATGTTCTGAGCCGCCGAGCTATTATCCATTTGCTCAAAAACAAGTTAACAGTCAGTGAGCAAGATGAATCGTTAGAAGATTGGAACCAACGACTTGAGAGCAAAAGAATTGAAATTGAGCGCCTTGAAGAGCAACTTCAAAGCCAGCTTCCCAGAGGAAGAGACCCGACAGGAGAGAGATTTATTGATGGCTTACTAACGGCCACAGCCTTCCCTCAGCATAATAACCCCGACCAAATTGAGGCAGAGTTTGATGAGTGGCGCGAGCAAAAGCAAATTCAGCTATTCAATTCCCTTCCCTATCCCATCATTTTTGGTAGTGCCGACGATCTAAACTGGTCTACTGAAAAAACGGGTCTTGCAACTGAGCAGGTCTTAGCCAAAAGTCCAAAGCGTAAAAAGAAAAAAGCTAAGCAACCGACAGAAAGAGTTTGTGTTCGTTTTAAGGGCTTTAAAGACCACCTTTTCAAAATCCAGTGCGATCGCCGTCAGCTGCATATCTTTCGACAATTTCTCCAAGACTATCAACTGCATTTCCGATCACCTGACACAGAACGCTTCTCACAATGTCTATTTGCCCTACGGTCAGCTCGGTTAATATGGCAGGAGGATGATCAGAGCCATCATAAGAAGGGAAAAGTAACTCATGACCTAGCTCCTCAAGAGCGCTCTCCTTGGGAGACCCATCGTTTATACCTCCATTGCAACATTGACATGCGTTTACTAACAGCAGAAGGGACAGGGCAAGTATGCCAAGAGGAAAAATGGAAAACGCTGAAGAACTTGAAAGGTCTAGACCAATTAACAGAGTCGCAATGGGAAGAGCAAGGTCTGACCCAAAATCAGCAAATCCATATCAAGCGTCAGCGTTCAACCCTCGCTCGACTCGACAATTCTGCTCCCCAACGTCCCAGTGTTGTCTCTTGTCAAGGGAATCCTTTAATAACTGTTGGAATTAGCCTTCACCCTCAAGCACCACTCACTGCTTGTGTGATTGACCTCAAAACTGGAGCAATTTTGAAGTGCCAGACGACGAAGCAACTGTTGAGGAATCCTAAGATTAAATCCAAGCATTGCCATCGCAGTTTTCTCCAATTACGCTTAAGGCAGTGGCGGCTGGTGAATAAGCTACATCAAAGACGACAACGTCGCCTACTTCAGCAAAAACAAGAGCAACAGCAAGATCGATACCGAGAAAGTCAGACAGAATCGAACCTAGGCTTGTATGTGGAACATCTTATTGCCTCTCGGCTGGTCCACTTAGCTCGGCAATACCAAGCAGGTAGCATTGCAGTACCAGATCTCAAACATATTCGAGAAATCCTTGAAAGCGATATTCAAGCCAGAGCTAGGCAAAAATTTCCTTATCAGATAGAAGTTCAGCAACAGTATGCGAAACAGTTTCGTCGGAGCTTACATCGCTGGAGCTACAGCCGATTAGTGCAATGTATTCGGGAACGAGCTGAGCGGGAAGGTATTCTCGTGATTACGGGTCAACAGCCTAGCCAATCACCTCCTGAGCAAAAGGCTAAAGAAGTGGCAATCTCTGCCCATAAGCAGCCCCTGTAG